Proteins co-encoded in one Malus sylvestris chromosome 9, drMalSylv7.2, whole genome shotgun sequence genomic window:
- the LOC126582720 gene encoding microtubule-destabilizing protein 60-like, with translation MCLCVAYENLQASQEEFFKKRNDDDVESESLKESDRAERELEEAIEEGFRIQDLQIEDGSGDLDPDSELGCSTIKRRRDKLFEEARKSVPERGKVMYLVQAFEKLFSIPSSKDSDEQNGEEEAAEEIGKKAEKWTLPGLQPPPKTPETQVSSSSFFPSDLCLTLENLGLDPRPSVSSSWDGSLGRLAIILDYLIK, from the coding sequence ATGTGCCTCTGCGTTGCGTATGAAAATCTGCAGGCGTCGCAGGAAGAGTTCTTTAAGAAGCGAAACGACGACGATGTCGAATCCGAGAGTTTGAAGGAGAGCGACAGAGCTGAGCGTGAACTGGAGGAAGCAATCGAGGAGGGTTTCAGGATTCAGGACCTTCAAATTGAAGATGGGTCGGGTGATTTGGACCCGGATAGTGAATTGGGTTGTTCGACAATCAAGAGAAGAAGGGACAAGTTGTTCGAAGAGGCGAGGAAGAGTGTGCCGGAGCGTGGGAAGGTGATGTATTTGGTTCAGGCATTTGAGAAGCTGTTTTCGATTCCGAGCTCGAAGGATTCGGATGAGCAGAATGGGGAGGAGGAGGCGGCGGAAGAGATTGGGAAGAAGGCGGAGAAGTGGACATTGCCTGGATTGCAGCCTCCTCCGAAGACGCCGGAAACACAGGTTTCATCGTCATCGTTTTTCCCGTCTGATTTGTGCTTGACGTTGGAGAATCTCGGTCTGGATCCGCGGCCTTCAGTCTCTTCTTCTTGGGATGGAAGTCTGGGAAGGTTAGCAATTATACTTGACTATTTAATAAAGtaa